A single genomic interval of Sebastes umbrosus isolate fSebUmb1 chromosome 9, fSebUmb1.pri, whole genome shotgun sequence harbors:
- the LOC119493908 gene encoding protocadherin beta-16-like, which translates to MNARSIMGNTVHRGFSMNRFCVVLLFISLHFAYGDVSYSVAEEMKRGSVIGNIAKDLGLGIATLSSRKARIDMDRNDKRYCDINLSTGDLIVTDRIDREGLCGKKATCVLKEELVLENPLELHRISIHVQDINDNAPQFSEDLISFEITESAVKGARFLLTEAHDADIGTNTVQRYNLQNNEHFTINVNTEGSGRKHSELVLVKELDREQEKDLRLVLTALDGGSPQRSGTAIIHVTVLDANDNAPVFSQAVYKASLPENSPSDTVVVTVSATDADAGPNGDITYNFDHVSDEHVSLFKLDHKTGEIRVVGSIDYETETSIELRVRAKDGPGLTSYCTVIIDITDVNDNPPAISLKSLTNPIPENVSPGTEVGIINVQDRDSENNRQVRCSIQQNVPFKLVPSIKNYYSLVTTGQLDRELVSDYNITISATDEGSPPLSSSKTVQLSVADINDNPPVFEEQSYSAYVSENNKPGSTLCSVTARDPDWRQNGTVIYSLLAGEVNGAPVSSYLSVNGDTGVIHAVRSFDYEQFRSFKVHVMARDNGSPPLSSNVTVSVFISDVNDNSPQILYPAPEGNSFMTELVPKAAHGGSLVSKVIAVDADSGQNAWLSYHIVKSTDPGLFTIGLHSGEIRTQRDISESDSMKQNLIVAVKDNGQPSLSATCSMYLLISDNLAEVPELKDISYDEKNSKLTSYLIIALVSVSTFFLTFIIIIMGVRFCRRRKPRLLFDGAVAIPSAYLPPNYADVDGTGTLRSAYNYDAYLTTGSRTSDFKFVSSYNDNTLPADQTLRKSPSDFAEAFGDCDSSPEVRASNI; encoded by the coding sequence ATGAACGCTCGGTCGATCATGGGAAATACAGTGCACAGAGGATTTTCTATGAATcgcttttgtgttgttttgcttttcatcAGCCTGCATTTTGCGTATGGAGACGTGAGCTACTCTGTCGCAGAGGAGATGAAACGCGGGTCTGTGATTGGAAATATAGCCAAAGATCTCGGCCTGGGGATTGCCACACTGTCCTCGCGTAAAGCCCGCATTGACATGGACAGGAATGACAAGCGCTACTGTGATATTAACCTGAGCACCGGAGATTTGATTGTTACGGACAGGATCGACAGAGAGGGTCTTTGTGGTAAGAAGGCGACGTGCGTTTTAAAAGAAGAGCTCGTTTTGGAAAACCCTTTAGAGCTTCACCGTATCAGTATTCATGTGCAAGATATAAACGACAACGCCCCACAGTTTAGTGAGGacttgatttcatttgaaataaCAGAATCAGCAGTCAAAGGAGCTAGATTCTTACTCACTGAAGCCCATGATGCAGACATCGGTACAAATACTGTGCAGCgctacaatttacaaaataatgaGCATTTCACAATTAATGTAAATACAGAGGGTAGTGGACGGAAACACTCCGAATTGGTGTTGGTAAAAGAATTAGACAGAGAGCAAGAGAAAGACCTAAGATTAGTGCTTACAGCTCTAGATGGAGGCTCTCCTCAGAGATCAGGTACTGCGATCATTCACGTCACTGTGCTGGATGCTAATGATAACGCCCCAGTGTTTAGCCAGGCCGTTTATAAAGCCAGTCTGCCTGAAAACTCTCCTTCAGATACAGTAGTTGTTACAGTGAGCGCTACTGATGCAGACGCAGGACCCAATGGTGACATTACGTACAATTTTGATCATGTATCTGATGAGCATGTCTCTTTGTTCAAACTCGATCATAAGACAGGAGAGATAAGAGTCGTCGGCTCAATTGATTATGAGACTGAGACCTCCATTGAACTGCGAGTAAGAGCAAAGGATGGACCAGGTCTTACCTCGTATTGTACAGTGATTATAGATATAACAGATGTCAATGACAACCCACCTGCTATCAGTTTGAAATCCCTGACTAACCCCATACCTGAGAACGTGTCACCTGGTACAGAGGTGGGCATCATTAACGTGCAGGATAGAGACTCTGAGAATAACAGACAGGTCCGCTGCTCCATTCAGCAAAACGTCCCTTTTAAGTTGGTTCCTTCTATTAAAAACTATTATTCTCTGGTGACCACAGGACAACTGGACCGTGAACTAGTGTCTGATTACAACATTACAATCAGTGCCACTGACGAGGGCTCTccacctctgtcctcctctaaaACTGTTCAGTTATCTGTAGCAGACATCAACGACAACCCACCTGTGTTTGAGGAACAGTCCTACAGCgcatatgtgagtgaaaataacaaacctGGCTCCACTTTATGTTCCGTTACTGCTCGAGACCCCGACTGGAGACAAAACGGTACAGTGATTTATTCTCTGTTAGCTGGTGAGGTGAACGGTGCCCCGGTGTCCTCCTATCTATCTGTTAACGGAGACACGGGGGTGATCCACGCTGTGAGGTCGTTTGATTATGAACAGTTCAGGAGTTTTAAAGTCCACGTGATGGCCAGAGACAACGGTTCTCCTCCGCTCAGCAGCAACGTGACCGTCAGTGTCTTCATATCGGATGTGAATGACAACTCTCCTCAGATACTGTACCCCGCCCCGGAGGGCAACTCCTTCATGACCGAGCTGGTCCCCAAAGCTGCACACGGAGGCTCTCTGGTGTCCAAAGTGATAGCGGTGGACGCGGACTCCGGACAGAACGCCTGGCTGTCCTATCATATAGTGAAATCCACTGATCCGGGACTTTTCACTATCGGTCTCCACAGCGGAGAGATCAGGACACAGCGGGACATTTCTGAGTCTGACAGCATGAAACAGAACCTTATTGTGGCAGTGAAAGATAACGGacagccctctctctctgccacctgTTCCATGTATTTACTGATTTCTGATAACTTGGCTGAGGTGCCAGAACTGAAGGATATTTCTTATGATGAGAAGAACTCCAAACTGACCTCTTATCTGATCATCGCGCTGGTGTCTGTGTCCACCTTTTTTctgaccttcatcatcatcatcatgggtGTGAGGTTTTGTCGCAGGAGAAAGCCCAGGCTGTTGTTTGATGGAGCAGTTGCCATCCCCAGTGCTTATCTCCCTCCTAATTACGCAGATGTTGACGGAACAGGAACTTTACGCAGCGCTTACAACTATGACGCCTACCTGACAACAGGTTCTAGAACCAGTGACTTTAAGTTCGTCAGTTCTTACAATGACAACACACTGCCTGCTGACCAGACTCTGAGGAAGAGTCCATCAGACTTTGCTGAGGCGTTTGGGGATTGTGATAGTTCTCCTGAGGTAAGAGCATCAAACATTTGA
- the LOC119493892 gene encoding protocadherin beta-16-like, giving the protein MAYNGLQVNLFCGSLLLLVGLQLCYGDVSYSFPEEMKRGSVIGNIAKDLGLQVSRLPPRKARIVLEGNRKRYCEINVDTGELVVADRIDREELCGAKISCILKCELVLEDPLESHRISLQIQDVNDNPPVFVKDAVKLEIRESAPKGSRYRINAARDADIGQNAVQNYILQKNNYFALNVLTNSVGTKYSEIILDRELDREEEQEVSLLLTAVDGGNPQRSGTAVIQITVLDANDNAPVFSQVVYEATLPENSPVDTVVMTVSATDADEGVNGKVTYEFSGISDIAKQIFALNEYTGEITVAKNVDYEEETKFEMLIEGKDGYGLSSETKVVIDITDVNDNAPVIHINSLSNPIPENVSPSTEVGIINVQDRDSENNRQVRCSIQQNVPFKLVPSIKNYYSLVTTGQLDRELVSDYNITISATDEGSPPLSSSKTVQLSVADINDNPPVFEEQSYSAYVSENNKPGSTLCSVTARDPDWRQNGTVIYSLLAGEVNGAPVSSYLSVNGDTGVIHAVRSFDYEQFRSFKVHVMARDNGSPPLSSNVTVSVFISDVNDNSPQILYPAPEGNSFMTELVPKAAHGGSLVSKVIAVDADSGQNAWLSYHIVKSTDPGLFTIGLHSGEIRTQRDISESDSMKQNLIVSVKDNGQPSLSATCSMYLLISDNLAEVPELKDISYDEKNSKLTSYLIIALVSVSTFFLTFIIIILGVRFCRRRKPRLLFDGAVAIPSAYLPPNYADVDGTGTLRSAYNYDAYLTTGSRTSDFKFVSSYNDNTLPADQTLRKSPSDFAEAFGGCDSSPEVGKPSNIISPQRLKRYFIRYSSVLF; this is encoded by the coding sequence ATGGCATATAACGGATTGCAAGTGAACCTTTTCTGCGGCTCACTTCTTTTGCTTGTGGGATTACAGCTGTGTTATGGCGATGTGAGCTATTCTTTTCCGGAGGAAATGAAACGCGGATCAGTGATTGGAAACATAGCCAAGGATCTTGGGCTTCAAGTAAGCAGACTTCCACCTCGGAAGGCTCGAATTGTCCTCGAAGGAAACCGTAAACGTTACTGTGAGATAAACGTTGATACCGGGGAACTGGTCGTCGCTGATCGAATTGACCGAGAGGAGCTTTGTGGAGCGAAGATTTCAtgtattttgaaatgtgaattGGTACTCGAGGATCCGCTCGAATCGCACCGGATATCTTTGCAAATTCAGGATGTAAATGACAACCCACCAGTCTTCGTTAAGGATGCCGTTAAACTGGAAATAAGGGAATCCGCTCCCAAAGGCTCTCGCTATAGAATAAATGCGGCACGTGATGCAGACATAGGACAAAACGCCGTGCAAAactatattttacaaaaaaataattattttgctcTCAATGTATTAACCAATTCTGTTGGTACAAAATACAGTGAGATAATTTTAGACAGAGAATTAGATCGTGAAGAAGAGCAAGAGGTGAGCTTATTGCTGACAGCCGTCGATGGTGGCAACCCACAGAGATCAGGTACCGCAGTCATACAAATCACTGTACTGGATGCTAATGATAACGCCCCAGTTTTCAGCCAGGTCGTCTATGAGGCTACTCTACCTGAAAACTCTCCTGTAGACACTGTAGTAATGACAGTGAGTGCTACTGATGCAGATGAGGGCGTGAATGGTAAAGTAACATATGAATTCAGTGGAATAAGTGACAttgcaaaacaaatatttgctttAAATGAATATACTGGAGAAATTACAGTAGCAAAAAATGTTGACTACGAAGAAGAAACAAAATTTGAAATGCTAATTGAGGGAAAAGATGGCTATGGCCTTTCTTCAGAAACAAAGGTAGTAATAGATATAACTGACGTGAATGACAATGCCCCCGTGATACATATTAATTCATTATCAAACCCCATACCTGAGAACGTGTCACCTAGTACAGAGGTGGGCATCATTAACGTGCAGGATAGAGACTCTGAGAATAACAGACAGGTCCGCTGCTCCATTCAGCAAAACGTCCCTTTTAAGTTGGTTCCTTCTATTAAAAACTATTATTCTCTGGTGACCACAGGACAACTGGACCGTGAACTAGTGTCTGATTACAACATTACAATCAGTGCCACTGACGAGGGCTCTccacctctgtcctcctctaaaACTGTTCAGTTATCTGTAGCAGACATCAACGACAACCCACCTGTGTTTGAGGAACAGTCCTACAGCgcatatgtgagtgaaaataacaaacctGGCTCCACTTTATGTTCCGTTACTGCTCGAGACCCCGACTGGAGACAAAATGGTACAGTGATTTATTCTCTGTTAGCTGGTGAGGTGAACGGTGCCCCGGTGTCCTCCTATCTATCTGTTAACGGAGACACGGGGGTGATCCACGCTGTGAGGTCGTTTGATTATGAACAGTTCAGGAGTTTTAAAGTCCACGTGATGGCCAGAGACAACGGTTCTCCTCCGCTCAGCAGCAACGTGACCGTCAGTGTCTTCATATCGGATGTGAATGACAACTCTCCTCAGATACTGTACCCCGCCCCGGAGGGCAACTCCTTCATGACCGAGCTGGTCCCCAAAGCTGCACACGGAGGCTCTCTGGTGTCCAAAGTGATAGCGGTGGACGCGGACTCCGGACAGAACGCCTGGCTGTCCTATCATATAGTGAAATCCACTGATCCGGGACTTTTCACTATCGGTCTCCACAGCGGAGAGATCAGGACACAGCGGGACATTTCTGAGTCTGACAGCATGAAACAGAACCTTATTGTGTCAGTGAAAGATAACGGacagccctctctctctgccacctgTTCCATGTATTTACTGATTTCTGATAACTTGGCTGAGGTGCCAGAACTGAAGGATATTTCTTATGATGAGAAGAACTCCAAACTGACCTCTTATCTGATCATCGCGCTGGTGTCTGTGTCCACCTTTTTCctgaccttcatcatcatcatcctgggTGTGAGGTTTTGTCGCAGGAGAAAGCCCAGACTGTTGTTTGATGGAGCAGTTGCCATCCCCAGCGCTTATCTGCCTCCTAATTACGCAGATGTTGACGGAACAGGAACTTTACGCAGCGCTTACAACTATGACGCCTACCTGACAACAGGTTCTAGGACCAGTGACTTTAAGTTCGTCAGTTCTTACAATGACAACACACTGCCTGCTGACCAGACTCTGAGGAAGAGTCCATCAGACTTTGCTGAGGCATTTGGAGGTTGTGATAGTTCTCCTGAGGTAGGCAAACCCTCCAATATAATCTCTCCACAACGTTTAAAACGTTACTTTATAAGGTATtcttcagttttgttttga
- the LOC119493911 gene encoding protocadherin gamma-A11-like yields MGHKAFSVLGLLPSLGVFLLALQTVRGDVSYSFPEEMKRGSVVGNIATDIGLEVGKLTARKARIDADGNNKRYCDVNLSTGDVIVADRMDREGLCGKKASCVLKQELVLENPLELHRISVHVQDINDNSPQFKKNTIKFEIGESAPKGSRYRLDEAHDADIGQNAIQGYSIEANENFRLNVIAKSGGGKYSELVLEKELDREQQQELTIVLVATDGGSPQRSGTAVIHVTVLDANDNAPVFSQAVYKASLPENSPLDTVVVTVSATDADEGVNGEVIYEFDHISDESNNVFSLDQTTGEVKVSGSIDYEELSAYELQITAKDGLGLVSSSTLMIDITDVNDNAPLTFIKSLTNPIAENTLPGTEVGIINVQDRDSESNRQVRCSIQQNVPFKLVPSIKNYYSLVTTGQLDRELVSDYNITISATDEGSPPLSSSKSVQLSVADINDNPPVFEEQSYSAYVSENNKPGSTLCSVTARDPDWRQNGTVIYSLLAGEVNGAPVSSYLSVNGDTGVIHAVRSFDYEQFRSFKVHVMARDNGSPPLSSNVTVSVFISDVNDNSPQILYPAPEGNSFMTELVPKAAHGGSLVSKVIAVDADSGQNAWLSYHIVKSTDPGLFTIGLHSGEIRTQRDISESDSMKQNLIVAVKDNGQPSLSATCSMYLLISDNLAEVPELKDISYDEKNSKLTSYLIIALVSVSTFFLTFIIIILGVRFCRRRKPRLLFDGAVAIPSAYLPPNYADVDGTGTLRSAYNYDAYLTTGSRTSDFKFVSSYNDNTLPADQTLRKSPSDFAEAFGGCDSSPEVGKPSNIISP; encoded by the coding sequence ATGGGACACAAAGCATTTTCCGTGCTCGGCCTGCTTCCCTCTTTGGGAGTATTTCTTCTGGCGCTGCAAACCGTCCGTGGAGATGTGTCTTATTCTTTTCCAGAGGAGATGAAACGCGGCTCAGTTGTTGGAAATATAGCGACAGATATTGGACTTGAGGTGGGCAAACTGACTGCCCGAAAGGCTCGTATTGATGCAGACGGAAACAACAAACGGTATTGTGACGTTAATCTCAGTACTGGAGATGTCATTGTTGCCGACAGGATGGACAGAGAGGGGCTTTGTGGCAAAAAGGCATCGTGCGTTTTAAAACAGGAACTTGTGTTAGAGAACCCTTTAGAGCTGCATCGCATTAGTGTTCACGTTCAAGATATTAACGATAATTCACCGCAGTTTAAAAAGAATACAATCAAATTTGAAATTGGTGAATCGGCTCCTAAAGGAAGTCGCTACCGTCTAGATGAGGCCCACGATGCAGATATCGGACAAAACGCCATCCAGGGCTATAGCATCGAGGCAAACGAAAACTTCAGACTGAATGTTATTGCAAAAAGCGGAGGGGGGAAATACAGCGAGTTAGTTTTAGAGAAGGAGCTGGATAGAGAACAACAGCAGGAGCTAACGATTGTGCTTGTGGCAACAGACGGAGGCTCTCCTCAGAGATCAGGTACTGCAGTCATTCACGTCACTGTACTGGATGCTAATGATAACGCCCCAGTGTTCAGCCAGGCCGTTTATAAAGCCAGTCTGCCTGAAAACTCTCCTTTAGACACTGTAGTTGTCACAGTGAGTGCTACTGATGCAGATGAGGGAGTCAATGGAGAGGTGATTTATGAATTTGATCATATCTCTGATGAAAGTAACAACGTGTTTTCTCTTGATCAGACAACTGGTGAAGTGAAAGTAAGTGGATCAATAGATTATGAGGAGTTGTCAGCCTATGAACTGCAAATTACAGCCAAGGATGGTCTTGGATTAGTGTCATCCTCTACATTAATGATTGATATCACAGATGTCAATGACAATGCCCCTCTTACTTTCATTAAGTCACTGACAAATCCCATAGCAGAAAATACCCTACCTGGTACAGAGGTGGGCATCATTAACGTGCAGGATAGAGACTCTGAAAGTAACAGACAAGTCCGCTGCTCCATTCAGCAAAACGTCCCCTTTAAGTTGGTTCCTTCTATTAAAAACTATTATTCTCTGGTGACCACAGGACAACTGGACCGTGAACTAGTGTCTGATTACAACATTACAATCAGTGCCACTGACGAGGGCTCTccacctctgtcctcctctaaaAGTGTTCAGTTATCTGTAGCAGACATCAACGACAACCCACCTGTGTTTGAGGAACAGTCCTACAGCgcatatgtgagtgaaaataacaaacctGGCTCCACTTTATGTTCCGTTACTGCTCGAGACCCCGACTGGAGACAAAACGGTACAGTGATTTATTCTCTGTTAGCTGGTGAGGTGAACGGTGCCCCGGTGTCCTCCTATCTATCTGTTAACGGAGACACGGGGGTGATCCACGCTGTGCGGTCGTTTGATTATGAACAGTTTAGGAGTTTTAAAGTCCACGTGATGGCCAGAGACAACGGTTCTCCTCCGCTCAGCAGCAACGTGACCGTCAGTGTCTTCATATCGGATGTGAATGACAACTCTCCTCAGATACTGTACCCCGCCCCGGAGGGCAACTCCTTCATGACCGAGCTGGTCCCCAAAGCTGCACACGGAGGCTCTCTAGTGTCCAAAGTGATAGCGGTGGACGCGGACTCCGGACAGAACGCCTGGCTGTCCTATCATATAGTGAAATCCACTGATCCGGGACTTTTCACTATCGGTCTCCACAGCGGAGAGATCAGGACACAGCGGGACATTTCTGAGTCTGACAGCATGAAACAGAACCTTATTGTGGCAGTGAAAGATAACGGacagccctctctctctgccacctgTTCCATGTATTTACTGATTTCTGATAACTTGGCTGAGGTGCCAGAACTGAAGGATATTTCTTATGACGAGAAGAACTCCAAACTGACCTCTTATCTGATCATCGCGCTGGTGTCTGTGTCCACCTTTTTTctgaccttcatcatcatcatcctgggTGTGAGGTTTTGTCGCAGGAGAAAGCCCAGACTGTTGTTTGATGGAGCAGTTGCCATCCCCAGCGCTTATCTCCCTCCTAATTACGCAGATGTTGACGGAACAGGAACTTTACGCAGCGCTTACAACTATGACGCCTACCTGACAACAGGTTCTAGAACCAGTGACTTTAAGTTCGTCAGTTCTTACAATGACAACACACTGCCTGCTGACCAGACTCTGAGGAAAAGTCCATCAGACTTTGCTGAGGCATTTGGAGGTTGTGATAGTTCTCCTGAGGTAGGCAAACCCTCTAATATAATTTCTCCATAG
- the LOC119493883 gene encoding protocadherin beta-15-like — protein MYLKGQSLLSFVCGFAVFVHIIAADLSYSAPEEMRPGSIVGNIAKDLGLEAGKLSTRKARIDTEESYQHYCDIDLKTGNFVIREKIDREELCGEKVSCMLKFELVVESPLELHRISLLIQDVNDNSPVFPKDTIKLEISESAIKGARYRLNEAHDADIGQNTVKQYSLQNNEHFVLSVREDTDGSKNVELVLDKELDREKEHDLNFVMIAVDGGNPQRSGTANIHVTVLDANDNAPVFDQAFYKASLPENSALDTVVVTVSASDADEGVNGEVTYEFSRISERAKKIFSLDSKTGEIKVIGPLDFESNSKYEMRIDAKDGYGLSSDSKVMIEITDVNDNAPVIYMKSLTNPIPESMSPGTEVGIVNVQDRDSETNGQVRCFIQQNVPFKLVPSIKNYYSLVTTGQLDRELVSDYNITISAIDEGSPPLSSSKTVQLSVADINDNPPVFEEQSYSAYVSENNKPGSTLCSVTARDPDWRQNGTVIYSLLAGEVNGAPVSSYLSVNGDTGVIHAVRSFDYEQFRSFKVHVMARDNGSPPLSSNVTVSVFISDVNDNSPQILYPAPEGNSFMTELVPKSAHGGSLVSKVIAVDADSGQNAWLSYHIVKSTDPGLFTIGLHSGEIRTQRDISESDSMKQNLIVAVKDNGQPSLSATCSMYLLISDNLAEVPELKDISYDEKNSKLTSYLIIALVSVSTFFLTFIIIILGVRFCRRRKPRLLFDGAVAIPSAYLPPNYADVDGTGTLRSAYNYDAYLTTGSRTSDFKFVSSYNDNTLPADQTLRKSPSDFAEAFGDCDDSPEVRASNICSIILSIKIRLLTKSNRSIRCITGFNGGRLHLKIVLIYG, from the coding sequence ATGTACCTCAAAGGACAATCGTTGTTGAGCTTTGTCTGCGGCTTTGCTGTCTTCGTCCACATCATCGCTGCAGACCTCAGCTATTCTGCTCCGGAGGAGATGAGACCCGGATCCATTGTTGGAAATATCGCCAAGGACCTCGGGCTGGAAGCTGGGAAATTGTCCACGCGTAAAGCCCGTATTGATACCGAGGAAAGCTATCAGCATTATTGCGATATTGATCTGAAAACAGGAAATTTTGTCATCAGGGAAAAGATTGACAGAGAGGAGCTGTGTGGGGAGAAGGTTTCATGTATGCTTAAATTTGAATTAGTCGTAGAGAGCCCTTTGGAGCTGCACCGCATTTCACTGCTGATTCAGGATGTAAACGACAATTCACCCGTTTTTCCAAAGGATACAATTAAACTGGAAATAAGCGAATCGGCCATCAAAGGAGCTCGATATCGCCTTAACGAGGCACATGACGCTGACATCGGACAGAATACGGTTAAACAATACAGTTTACAAAATAATGAAcactttgttttatctgttcgagAAGATACTGATGGATCTAAAAACGTCGAGCTGGTGTTGGACAAAGAGCTGGACCGTGAAAAGGAACACGATTTAAATTTCGTGATGATTGCCGTTGATGGTGGCAATCCACAAAGATCAGGGACTGCCAATATACACGTCACTGTGCTGGATGCTAATGATAACGCCCCAGTGTTTGACCAAGCCTTTTACAAAGCCAGTCTACCTGAAAACTCTGCCCTTGATACTGTAGTCGTCACTGTAAGTGCAAGTGATGCAGACGAGGGAGTCAATGGGGAGGTGACATATGAGTTTAGTCGCATCTCAGAAAGGGCTAAAAAGATTTTCTCATTAGACAGTAAAACTGGAGAGATAAAAGTGATAGGGCCACTTGATTTCGAGAGTAATTCTAAATATGAAATGCGCATCGATGCCAAAGATGGTTATGGACTTTCTTCTGATTCCAAAGTAATGATTGAAATCACTGATGTGAATGATAATGCTCCAGTGATATATATGAAATCCCTAACTAACCCCATACCTGAGAGCATGTCACCTGGTACAGAGGTGGGCATCGTTAACGTGCAGGATAGAGACTCTGAGACTAACGGACAGGTCCGCTGCTTCATTCAGCAAAACGTCCCTTTTAAGTTGGTTCCTTCTATTAAAAACTATTATTCTCTGGTGACCACAGGACAACTGGACCGTGAACTAGTGTCTGATTACAACATTACAATCAGTGCCATTGACGAGGGCTCTccacctctgtcctcctctaaaACTGTTCAGTTATCTGTAGCAGACATCAACGACAACCCACCTGTGTTTGAGGAACAGTCCTACAGCgcatatgtgagtgaaaataacaaacctGGCTCCACTTTATGTTCCGTTACTGCTCGAGACCCCGACTGGAGACAAAACGGTACAGTGATTTATTCTCTGTTAGCTGGTGAGGTGAACGGTGCCCCGGTGTCCTCCTATCTATCTGTTAACGGAGACACGGGGGTGATCCACGCTGTGAGGTCGTTTGATTATGAACAGTTCAGGAGTTTTAAAGTCCACGTGATGGCCAGAGACAACGGTTCTCCTCCGCTCAGCAGCAACGTGACCGTCAGTGTCTTCATATCGGATGTGAATGACAACTCTCCTCAGATACTGTACCCCGCCCCGGAGGGCAACTCCTTCATGACCGAGCTGGTCCCCAAATCTGCACACGGAGGCTCTCTGGTGTCCAAAGTGATAGCGGTGGACGCGGACTCCGGACAGAACGCCTGGCTGTCCTATCATATAGTGAAATCCACTGATCCGGGACTTTTCACTATTGGTCTCCACAGCGGAGAGATCAGGACACAGCGGGACATTTCTGAGTCTGACAGCATGAAACAGAACCTTATTGTGGCAGTGAAAGATAACGGacagccctctctctctgccacctgCTCCATGTATTTACTGATTTCTGATAACTTGGCTGAGGTGCCAGAACTGAAGGATATTTCTTATGATGAGAAGAACTCCAAACTGACCTCTTATCTGATCATCGCTCTGGTGTCTGTGTCCACCTTTTTCctgaccttcatcatcatcatcctgggTGTGAGGTTTTGTCGCAGGAGAAAGCCCAGGCTGTTGTTTGATGGAGCAGTTGCCATCCCCAGCGCTTATCTCCCTCCTAATTACGCAGATGTTGACGGAACAGGAACTTTACGCAGCGCTTACAACTATGACGCCTACCTGACAACAGGTTCTAGAACCAGTGACTTTAAGTTCGTCAGTTCTTACAATGACAACACACTGCCTGCTGACCAGACTCTGAGGAAGAGTCCATCAGACTTTGCTGAGGCGTTTGGGGATTGTGATGATTCTCCTGAGGTAAGAGCATCAAACATTTGCTctattattttatcaattaaaatAAGGCTACTCACAAAGTCAAACAGAAGCATTCGGTGCATCACTGGATTCAATGGAGGTAGGCTTCACTTGaaaattgttttaatatatGGATAA